The proteins below are encoded in one region of Solidesulfovibrio sp.:
- the aprB gene encoding adenylyl-sulfate reductase subunit beta: MPTFVDPSKCDGCKGGEKTACMYICPNDLMILDPQEMKAFNQEPSACWECYSCVKICPQGAISARPYADFAPMGGTSIPMRSADSIMWTVKFRNGNIKRFKFPIRTTPEGSIKPYEGKPEGGSLDDELLFTETSLATPKEALGKKFEVTGADTVQCWLDGFCK, from the coding sequence ATGCCTACCTTTGTGGATCCGAGCAAGTGTGACGGATGCAAAGGCGGTGAGAAGACCGCGTGCATGTACATTTGCCCCAATGACCTGATGATTCTGGATCCTCAGGAGATGAAGGCCTTCAACCAGGAGCCGTCCGCTTGCTGGGAATGCTACTCCTGCGTGAAGATCTGCCCCCAGGGCGCCATTTCGGCCCGCCCGTACGCCGACTTCGCTCCCATGGGCGGCACGTCCATCCCCATGCGTTCGGCCGATTCCATCATGTGGACCGTGAAGTTCCGCAACGGCAACATCAAGCGCTTCAAGTTCCCCATCCGCACCACCCCCGAAGGTTCGATCAAGCCCTACGAGGGCAAACCCGAGGGCGGCAGCCTGGACGACGAACTGCTGTTCACCGAGACCTCCCTGGCCACCCCCAAGGAAGCCCTGGGCAAGAAGTTCGAGGTCACCGGCGCGGACACCGTGCAGTGCTGGCTCGACGGCTTCTGCAAATAG
- the metE gene encoding 5-methyltetrahydropteroyltriglutamate--homocysteine S-methyltransferase — MRTHSLGFPRMGRNRELKTALEAHWAGRLDTEGLLAVAADLRRRHWALQRDAGIDLVPVGDFSLYDHMLDLAATFGVVPGRYGHAGGPVPTDLYFRMARGGQDACGDVTAMEMTKWFDTNYHYIVPEFAADQAFALTGDGIRAQARQARDAGFAAKAVLPGPFTFLLLGKCADPAADPSRLLPRLLPAYRELLGELAETCPWIELDEPVLAQDLPRDLAEPFRAAYESLIEAAGPAKLLLATYFGGIAHNLPFVAGLPLGGLHIDCQRDPTQIAPVAAALAPETALSLGLVDGRNIWRVDAAAALARLDLAAERVGRDRILLAPSCSLLHCPVDLDDETALDPAVRHWMAFAAQKCREVRLLADAAAPGDRTRPEVAAGLAENRAAWEDRRQSRLARDEHVRRRVAEISPDMFHRPAPYPERARAQRAALSLPPLPTTTIGSFPQTPEIRRARRAHRAGELGDAAYEAFLKETLADTVARQEALGLDVLVHGEAERGDMVEYFGERLSGFCFTKNGWVQSYGSRCVKPPVLHGDVSRPGPMTVAWSAFAASLTPRPMKGMLTGPATILCWSFVRDDQPREATRRQIALALRDEVADLEAAGLRVIQIDEPALREGLPLRRRDWDQAIALAVDDFRLTASVARPETQIHTHMCYAEFGEIVPAIAAMDADVISLEASRSRMELLSAFADYAYPNEIGPGLYDIHSPRVPSVEEMEELLLRAAAVIDPRKLWANPDCGLKTRAWPETTAALANLVEAARRARRRLGLA; from the coding sequence ATGCGCACGCACAGCCTGGGTTTCCCCCGCATGGGGCGAAACCGTGAACTCAAAACCGCGCTGGAGGCCCACTGGGCCGGCCGGCTGGACACCGAGGGCCTGCTGGCCGTCGCCGCCGACCTGCGCCGGCGCCACTGGGCGCTCCAGCGCGACGCCGGCATCGACCTCGTGCCGGTGGGCGATTTCTCCCTCTACGACCACATGCTCGACCTGGCCGCGACCTTCGGCGTGGTGCCCGGGCGCTACGGCCACGCCGGCGGCCCCGTCCCCACGGACCTCTATTTCCGCATGGCCCGGGGCGGCCAGGACGCGTGCGGCGACGTCACGGCCATGGAAATGACCAAATGGTTCGACACCAACTACCATTACATCGTGCCGGAATTCGCGGCCGACCAGGCCTTCGCCCTGACCGGCGACGGCATCCGCGCCCAGGCCCGGCAGGCCCGCGACGCCGGTTTCGCGGCCAAGGCCGTGCTGCCCGGCCCCTTCACCTTCCTGCTGCTCGGCAAGTGCGCCGACCCGGCCGCCGATCCTTCGCGCCTCCTGCCGCGCCTGCTGCCCGCCTACCGGGAGCTGCTCGGCGAGCTGGCCGAAACCTGCCCCTGGATCGAACTCGACGAGCCCGTCCTGGCCCAGGACCTGCCCCGGGACCTGGCCGAACCCTTCCGGGCCGCCTACGAAAGCCTCATCGAGGCGGCCGGCCCGGCCAAGCTGCTGCTGGCCACCTACTTCGGCGGCATCGCCCACAACCTGCCCTTCGTGGCCGGGCTGCCCCTGGGCGGCCTGCACATCGACTGCCAGCGCGACCCGACCCAGATCGCCCCCGTGGCCGCCGCCCTGGCCCCGGAAACCGCCCTGTCCCTGGGGCTGGTCGACGGCCGCAACATCTGGCGCGTGGATGCCGCCGCCGCCCTGGCCCGCCTCGACCTGGCCGCCGAGCGGGTCGGGCGCGACCGCATCCTGCTCGCCCCGTCGTGCTCCCTGCTCCACTGTCCGGTGGATCTCGACGACGAGACGGCCCTCGACCCGGCCGTGCGCCACTGGATGGCCTTTGCCGCGCAGAAATGCCGCGAGGTGCGGCTTCTGGCCGACGCGGCCGCCCCCGGCGACCGGACGCGCCCGGAGGTGGCCGCCGGCCTGGCCGAAAACCGGGCCGCCTGGGAGGACCGCCGGCAAAGCCGCCTGGCCAGGGACGAACACGTGCGCCGCCGCGTGGCGGAAATCAGCCCGGACATGTTCCACCGCCCGGCGCCCTATCCCGAGCGGGCGCGGGCCCAGCGCGCCGCGCTTTCCCTGCCGCCCCTGCCCACCACCACCATCGGCTCCTTTCCCCAGACCCCGGAAATCCGCCGCGCCCGCCGCGCCCACAGGGCCGGCGAACTGGGCGACGCCGCCTACGAGGCCTTCCTCAAGGAAACCCTGGCCGACACCGTGGCCCGCCAGGAGGCCCTCGGCCTCGACGTGCTGGTCCACGGCGAGGCCGAGCGGGGCGACATGGTGGAGTATTTCGGCGAACGCCTGTCGGGCTTTTGCTTCACCAAAAACGGCTGGGTGCAAAGCTACGGCTCGCGCTGCGTCAAGCCCCCGGTCCTCCACGGCGACGTCTCGCGCCCCGGTCCCATGACCGTGGCCTGGTCCGCCTTCGCCGCCTCGCTGACGCCAAGGCCCATGAAGGGCATGCTCACCGGCCCGGCCACCATCCTGTGCTGGAGCTTCGTGCGCGACGACCAGCCGCGCGAGGCCACCCGCCGCCAGATCGCCCTGGCCCTGCGCGACGAGGTGGCCGATCTGGAAGCGGCCGGGCTTCGCGTCATCCAGATCGACGAGCCGGCCCTGCGCGAGGGCTTGCCCCTGCGCCGCCGGGACTGGGACCAGGCCATCGCCCTGGCCGTGGACGACTTCCGCCTGACCGCTTCGGTGGCCCGGCCCGAAACGCAGATCCACACCCACATGTGCTACGCCGAGTTCGGCGAGATCGTGCCCGCCATCGCCGCCATGGACGCCGACGTCATCAGCCTGGAGGCCAGCCGCAGCCGCATGGAGCTGCTCTCGGCCTTCGCCGATTACGCCTACCCCAACGAGATCGGACCGGGCCTGTACGACATCCACAGCCCGCGCGTGCCGTCCGTGGAGGAAATGGAGGAACTGCTCCTGCGCGCCGCCGCCGTCATCGACCCGCGAAAACTGTGGGCCAACCCCGACTGCGGGCTCAAGACCCGGGCCTGGCCCGAGACCACCGCCGCCCTGGCCAACCTGGTCGAGGCGGCCAGGCGGGCGCGCCGGCGCCTGGGATTGGCGTAG